A portion of the Sphingobacterium spiritivorum genome contains these proteins:
- a CDS encoding multicopper oxidase family protein — protein MKNQLRLIFISLFALLLLQESEAQQVRRYDLYVRDTIVNYAGKSKRAIAVNGQIPMPTLEFTEGDTAEIIVHNELKENTSLHWHGLFLPNKEDGVPYLTQPQIAPGTTFTYRFPIIQTGTHWYHSHTGLQEQIGMYGSFIMKKRADDKTFRKGIDDLPAVPLILSEWTNLNPDNVHRMLHNANDWAAIKKGATQSYTEAIKEGKLKVKLKNEWKRMLAMDVSDVYYDKILMNGNPLTDLKSVDGKPLKAGDKVRLRISNGGASSYFWLRYAGGKITVVANDGNDVEPVEVDRLIIAVSETYDVVLTIPEDGIAYEFMATTEDRTNSSSYFIGNGVKQLLSPLPRLKYFEGMKMMNDMMKMNGDLDDMGMQMSLNKMDMNVVMYPEITGSNSKKQDHSQHNMDADPDRYNANALGDIVTLNYTMLSSPYNTKLPEDAPVRELKFVLTGNMNRYVWSMDNKVLSETDKIPVKKGEVLRITIYNNSMMRHPMHLHGFDFRVINGKGEKSPLKNVLDIMPMETDTIEFLANEEGDWFFHCHILYHMMSGMNRVFEVGDYKNPILPDKAGAYKMLQKESNMWHFMAQNDFATNGNDGQAMLQNARWSVGTEWRLGYNDMHGYEVETHVGRYIGKMQWLMPFVGFDWRYRKMGKDEHEKNMFGQTNKKDKRGAVSLGFMYTLPMLVNFQAEVYHDGIVRLAVMREDIPLSKRLRGDFMYNTDQEYMLGLNYILTKNMSIRTHYDSDMGFGAGLSLNY, from the coding sequence ATGAAAAATCAACTAAGATTAATATTTATATCTCTCTTCGCTTTGTTACTTCTGCAGGAATCAGAAGCTCAGCAAGTCAGGCGTTACGATTTGTATGTAAGAGATACTATCGTAAACTATGCAGGCAAATCTAAAAGAGCGATTGCTGTAAACGGACAGATACCTATGCCGACGCTTGAATTTACAGAAGGCGATACGGCAGAGATTATCGTTCACAACGAACTGAAAGAAAATACATCCTTACACTGGCACGGTTTGTTTCTTCCGAATAAGGAAGATGGTGTCCCCTATCTGACTCAACCACAGATCGCACCCGGAACCACATTTACGTACCGGTTTCCCATTATCCAAACCGGAACACACTGGTATCATTCTCATACGGGATTGCAGGAGCAGATTGGTATGTATGGAAGTTTCATCATGAAGAAACGGGCAGATGACAAGACTTTCCGAAAAGGTATTGATGATCTGCCGGCTGTACCGCTTATACTAAGCGAGTGGACAAATCTAAATCCGGATAATGTACACCGAATGCTGCACAATGCTAACGACTGGGCTGCCATAAAAAAAGGTGCTACACAATCCTATACTGAAGCGATCAAAGAGGGAAAGCTCAAAGTAAAGCTTAAGAATGAATGGAAGCGGATGCTGGCTATGGATGTCAGTGATGTATATTATGATAAGATATTAATGAACGGTAATCCCCTTACAGATCTCAAAAGCGTAGACGGTAAACCTCTCAAAGCCGGCGATAAAGTAAGGCTTCGTATTTCTAACGGAGGTGCATCTTCTTACTTCTGGCTACGTTATGCAGGGGGAAAAATAACCGTAGTAGCCAATGACGGTAATGATGTAGAGCCTGTAGAAGTAGATCGTTTAATTATAGCCGTATCCGAGACATACGATGTAGTCCTGACTATCCCGGAAGATGGTATAGCATATGAATTTATGGCGACAACAGAAGACCGTACCAACTCGTCCAGTTACTTTATCGGAAATGGTGTAAAGCAGTTACTCTCTCCTCTTCCGCGCCTCAAATATTTTGAAGGAATGAAGATGATGAATGATATGATGAAGATGAATGGAGATCTGGATGATATGGGTATGCAGATGAGCCTTAATAAAATGGACATGAATGTGGTCATGTATCCTGAAATCACCGGAAGCAATTCAAAAAAACAAGATCATAGCCAGCACAATATGGATGCTGATCCTGACCGTTATAATGCAAATGCGTTAGGTGATATCGTGACCCTAAATTATACTATGTTGTCCTCTCCTTACAACACCAAACTTCCGGAGGATGCTCCCGTAAGGGAATTAAAATTTGTACTGACCGGAAACATGAACCGCTATGTATGGAGTATGGATAATAAAGTACTTTCGGAAACAGATAAAATACCTGTCAAAAAAGGAGAAGTATTACGTATCACGATTTATAACAATTCAATGATGCGGCATCCTATGCACTTACATGGATTTGATTTTAGGGTAATCAACGGTAAAGGTGAAAAGTCTCCCTTGAAAAATGTTCTGGACATTATGCCTATGGAAACGGATACGATTGAGTTTCTGGCTAATGAGGAAGGAGATTGGTTTTTCCACTGTCATATCCTCTACCATATGATGTCCGGAATGAACAGGGTATTTGAAGTTGGTGATTATAAAAATCCCATTTTACCGGATAAAGCCGGAGCTTATAAAATGCTGCAGAAGGAAAGCAATATGTGGCACTTTATGGCGCAGAATGATTTTGCTACCAACGGGAATGATGGTCAGGCTATGTTACAGAATGCCAGATGGAGTGTCGGAACGGAATGGAGACTGGGGTATAATGATATGCATGGCTATGAAGTAGAGACGCATGTCGGCAGATATATCGGGAAGATGCAATGGCTGATGCCTTTTGTAGGTTTTGACTGGCGTTACCGTAAGATGGGAAAAGATGAACATGAAAAAAATATGTTCGGTCAGACGAATAAGAAAGATAAAAGAGGTGCAGTCAGTTTAGGTTTTATGTATACACTGCCGATGCTGGTCAACTTTCAGGCAGAGGTCTATCATGATGGAATTGTTCGTCTGGCGGTGATGCGTGAAGATATTCCACTTTCTAAAAGATTACGTGGAGATTTTATGTACAATACAGATCAGGAGTATATGCTGGGACTTAATTATATCCTGACGAAGAATATGAGTATACGTACACATTACGACAGTGATATGGGATTCGGTGCCGGTCTGTCTCTCAATTATTAA
- a CDS encoding RagB/SusD family nutrient uptake outer membrane protein, protein MKITIKNISSTAVLLMVIVFLLPGCSKFLDKDPTFIVKENYYKTEADVQAGLTGVYDILGKEEVYGSNLSVYLPISDEGVYYRSAYVAGLSVYNFDASESNVRALWRYLYEGIERANTLLYRINEVQMDETVKRVTIGEAKFLRAYYYFLLVSHWGNVPLKTLPTASVTDVNIEGTAAKDIYTFVVSEMEAAEAMVKNINEYGYSGRVTRTAIQGILARVYLKMAGFPLNDVSKYEKALEWSGKVVHSSGYQHALIGDYAKLFKDMASDKYNIQESIWEVEFAGNRSADFEAGRLGNAIGIQCNDEAYGYSYGFIATTKRLYQAYENTDLRRDWNIATYKYSYVNNKVTDSVYYAATDIENRHAAKYRRPYERVLPRNKNYTPINFPLLRYSDVLLMYAEAENEVNGATAEAKAAVKQVRDRAKASDKSTAIGTKDDMRQLIRDERFRELAFEGIRKYDLIRWGLFQSNMKSLATEIEASAPAAVKYMSLAGKNVADRDLLLPIPIAEISLNNAIKQNPGW, encoded by the coding sequence ATGAAAATCACGATAAAAAATATCTCTTCAACAGCAGTGCTGCTGATGGTGATCGTTTTCCTGTTACCGGGATGTAGTAAATTTCTGGATAAGGACCCTACTTTCATCGTTAAAGAAAACTATTATAAAACAGAAGCCGATGTACAGGCCGGACTGACAGGAGTATACGATATCCTGGGTAAGGAAGAAGTGTACGGAAGCAACCTGTCTGTTTACCTTCCTATTTCCGATGAAGGTGTATATTACCGGAGTGCCTATGTGGCAGGATTATCGGTCTACAATTTTGATGCTTCCGAAAGTAATGTGCGTGCATTGTGGCGCTATCTGTACGAAGGTATTGAAAGAGCAAATACACTGTTATACCGGATCAATGAAGTGCAAATGGATGAAACGGTAAAAAGAGTGACGATAGGAGAGGCTAAGTTTTTGAGAGCCTATTATTATTTCCTGCTGGTAAGCCACTGGGGCAATGTTCCCTTGAAAACATTGCCGACAGCATCTGTTACAGATGTCAATATAGAAGGAACTGCAGCAAAAGACATCTATACGTTTGTAGTCTCTGAAATGGAGGCTGCGGAAGCAATGGTTAAAAACATCAATGAATATGGTTATTCAGGTCGGGTTACTAGGACAGCTATACAAGGTATACTGGCTCGTGTTTACCTTAAAATGGCAGGATTTCCGCTTAACGATGTTTCCAAATATGAGAAAGCATTAGAGTGGTCAGGAAAAGTAGTGCATTCTTCTGGCTATCAGCATGCGTTGATTGGTGACTATGCAAAACTGTTTAAAGATATGGCATCAGACAAATACAATATTCAGGAATCTATATGGGAAGTTGAGTTTGCAGGTAATCGTTCGGCAGATTTTGAAGCCGGTCGTCTGGGAAATGCCATCGGAATTCAATGTAATGATGAGGCATATGGTTATTCCTACGGGTTTATTGCAACCACTAAGCGACTGTATCAGGCATATGAAAATACCGACCTGCGCAGAGACTGGAATATCGCTACCTACAAATATTCCTATGTAAATAACAAAGTTACCGATTCAGTATATTATGCAGCTACAGATATTGAAAACCGGCATGCTGCCAAATACCGGAGACCATATGAAAGGGTTTTGCCCCGCAATAAAAACTACACGCCTATTAATTTTCCATTACTGCGTTACTCGGATGTATTGTTAATGTATGCGGAAGCTGAAAATGAAGTCAATGGAGCTACTGCAGAAGCCAAAGCTGCGGTTAAGCAGGTGCGTGACCGGGCCAAAGCATCCGATAAGAGTACAGCCATAGGTACTAAAGATGATATGAGACAACTCATTCGTGATGAGCGTTTCCGCGAATTAGCATTTGAAGGAATCCGTAAATATGATCTCATCCGCTGGGGACTCTTTCAGTCTAATATGAAGTCACTTGCAACTGAGATCGAAGCATCTGCACCGGCAGCAGTTAAATACATGTCTTTGGCTGGGAAAAATGTTGCCGATCGGGATCTCCTGCTTCCTATTCCAATTGCGGAGATCTCATTGAATAATGCTATTAAACAAAATCCGGGGTGGTAA
- a CDS encoding DUF5017 domain-containing protein, with amino-acid sequence MKKIVYILSLCYLLVACEKRENLPVSLSVSTEKANYKVGDTVRFVLSGNPDQLVFWSGEESHRYIYRDRTRAESEVIQLSFASNRRYGADTQQPNSLRLLATQNFNAVYDAANIIPSDWIDITSAFTLSPIQSNDATYAPSGTVNLLALQQTGLTVDVQKPIYFAFKYTGVTGSTQPRWWINAFNINTITSDGQVLTVSGIKEAGWKFVKVLPSSPVTWIFGTDNILKYAGGAAAVGSNQVWAVTSGLNLTTVSPDTGVALKNMATRMDSHSHVYTKPGKYTVTFVAANANIYGQDQVTKDVTVNITE; translated from the coding sequence ATGAAAAAGATAGTATATATATTATCATTATGCTACTTGCTGGTAGCATGTGAAAAAAGAGAAAATTTACCGGTATCCTTATCGGTCAGTACAGAAAAAGCCAATTATAAGGTTGGAGATACTGTTCGTTTTGTGTTAAGTGGTAATCCGGATCAACTGGTATTCTGGTCTGGTGAAGAAAGTCACCGTTACATATACCGGGATCGTACACGTGCAGAGAGCGAGGTAATCCAGCTTTCTTTTGCGTCAAACAGAAGATACGGTGCTGATACCCAGCAGCCGAATTCTTTGCGCTTACTTGCTACGCAAAATTTTAATGCCGTATATGACGCTGCAAACATTATTCCATCAGATTGGATCGATATTACAAGTGCCTTTACGCTATCACCCATCCAGTCAAACGATGCCACTTATGCACCTTCCGGCACCGTCAATTTACTGGCATTACAACAGACAGGTCTGACTGTAGATGTTCAGAAGCCAATCTATTTTGCTTTTAAATATACGGGTGTGACGGGATCTACACAACCACGCTGGTGGATCAATGCATTTAATATCAATACCATCACAAGCGATGGACAGGTACTCACGGTATCGGGTATAAAAGAAGCAGGATGGAAATTTGTAAAAGTACTCCCATCTTCTCCGGTTACATGGATATTTGGGACCGATAATATCCTTAAGTATGCCGGTGGTGCAGCCGCTGTAGGAAGTAATCAGGTATGGGCAGTGACTTCAGGTCTGAATCTAACTACCGTAAGCCCGGATACAGGAGTTGCACTCAAAAACATGGCCACCCGAATGGATAGCCATAGTCATGTGTATACAAAGCCTGGTAAATATACAGTAACCTTTGTCGCTGCCAATGCAAATATATATGGACAGGATCAGGTTACTAAAGATGTCACAGTTAATATTACAGAATAA
- a CDS encoding DUF3347 domain-containing protein, protein MKRILMLLLAPILLMACQSNTKQKDNNSADSTVQNLPVSSDSDPNLPMVKAYLNLGKSLYEQDQDKIMETANTFAQILSSQQPDKLPADSKEDIKDIVDNTKENIQHIIDSKNNLIHQREHYEIISEDMYDYIKLQDTKHTLYKFDCKQGEKPQIWLSDTKEVHNPYLGREKQACGTLTETLNE, encoded by the coding sequence ATGAAAAGAATACTCATGTTATTACTGGCTCCAATACTGTTGATGGCTTGTCAATCTAATACGAAACAAAAAGATAACAATTCAGCAGATTCAACAGTACAAAATTTACCGGTAAGTTCGGATTCTGATCCGAACTTACCAATGGTCAAGGCCTATTTAAACTTGGGAAAATCCCTCTATGAACAAGATCAGGACAAAATAATGGAGACCGCAAATACATTTGCTCAGATACTCAGCTCCCAGCAACCTGACAAGCTGCCTGCAGACTCAAAGGAAGATATCAAAGATATAGTGGATAATACGAAGGAGAATATCCAACACATTATCGATAGTAAAAACAATCTTATCCATCAAAGAGAACATTATGAAATTATCAGTGAGGATATGTATGACTATATTAAATTACAAGATACAAAACATACTCTTTACAAATTTGACTGTAAACAGGGAGAAAAGCCACAGATTTGGCTTTCAGACACGAAGGAAGTACATAATCCCTATCTGGGAAGAGAGAAACAAGCATGCGGTACGCTGACAGAAACTTTAAATGAATGA
- a CDS encoding SusC/RagA family TonB-linked outer membrane protein, whose protein sequence is MMLIWHTGSAQSGRTVTGTVYDEETRQPLPGVSISLQNAKAGTVTDTQGKFNLTISGTDAVLTFKYIGYESKDVRIPGAGAMSVTLRKDNRSLDEVVVIGYGEVQRKDVTGSVGSVKMEDIKRAPVGSALEALAGRVAGVQVTSESGKPGSGVNIVVRGANSLTQSNEPLYVIDGFPMEDANANVLNPAEIESIEILKDASATAIYGARGANGVVLITTRKGKEGAPVINYSGYVGVQQIINKMELMNPYEFVKLQRDIDSVGIKLTYFREGKGLEDYRNATGNDWQDLLFKTATMQDHSLSVMGGNKSTKYSFSGNVFNQDGIIINSGFRRYQGKMTLDQTFNKLKVGVNAMYTATKTSGTNPSAPDATYSAMNYLMYSVWGYRPVGFGNDTDLVNSLIDPDVDASNDYRINPIMSAENEYRANFNNRLIANGYAEYAFTKDLKLRINGGINKTDWRQESFNNSMTRYGYWASINKVNGSIMYTDSYTWLNENLLTYNKKFGKDHTLNAVTGITFQENIWKRYGLSAIQLPNENLGLAGLSQGIAQPVTSLNTEWSLMSYLARVNYSYQNKYLLTASYRADGSSKFRKNNRWGYFPSAAFAWRLINESFMKEQTLFSDAKVRLGYGVTGNNRVNEYATYAQLSFDNTGPGTNGYYPFNNTITQGVYLSSIANPDLRWESTKQSNIGVDLGLFKQRLLLTVDYYKKKTTDLLLNASLPLSTGYSTAFKNIGATTNQGLEISLSGDVIKKTDFNWNSSFNIAFNKNRVVSLTENQESITSTVPWDQNYTSIPLYIAKIGQPIGQIYGFIWDGVYQYEDFNLLPNGTYELKSGVTTNGNSRSNIRPGDIKYRDLNGDNVVDNYDRTVIGNAYPIHQGGFSNNFRYKNFDLNVFMQWSYGNDVVNANRLWFEAGNKTNLNQFATFENRWTPENQTNEMFRVGGMGPYAYSSRVVEDASYLRLKTVSLGYNFDPKVLSKLKIRSLRIYATAQNLYTFTNYSGFDPEVAVYYSALTPGFDYSSYPRPKTYVFGVNVGL, encoded by the coding sequence ATGATGCTGATCTGGCATACAGGATCTGCCCAATCGGGAAGGACCGTTACCGGGACGGTCTATGACGAGGAAACCCGGCAGCCTTTACCGGGTGTATCTATTTCTCTGCAAAATGCAAAAGCAGGTACAGTTACCGATACACAGGGGAAATTTAATCTTACGATTTCCGGTACCGATGCGGTGTTAACGTTTAAATACATCGGATATGAGTCCAAAGATGTCCGTATTCCCGGTGCGGGAGCGATGTCTGTAACGCTCCGTAAAGATAACCGGTCTTTAGATGAAGTCGTTGTCATAGGCTATGGAGAAGTTCAGCGTAAAGATGTAACCGGATCTGTAGGGTCCGTTAAAATGGAAGATATCAAACGGGCTCCGGTAGGATCAGCTCTGGAAGCTCTTGCCGGACGCGTTGCGGGTGTGCAGGTTACTTCAGAAAGTGGTAAACCGGGATCAGGTGTTAACATTGTTGTAAGGGGGGCTAACTCTCTGACACAATCCAACGAACCGCTCTATGTTATTGATGGATTTCCGATGGAAGATGCAAATGCCAATGTGTTGAATCCTGCGGAGATCGAATCTATAGAAATACTTAAGGATGCTTCTGCTACAGCTATATACGGAGCCAGAGGTGCAAATGGAGTTGTCCTCATCACAACACGCAAAGGTAAGGAAGGAGCTCCGGTTATCAACTATTCCGGTTATGTAGGTGTACAGCAGATTATCAATAAAATGGAACTGATGAATCCTTATGAGTTTGTGAAATTACAAAGAGATATTGACTCTGTCGGAATCAAACTCACGTATTTCAGAGAGGGTAAAGGTCTGGAAGATTACCGTAATGCAACCGGAAATGACTGGCAGGATCTGCTTTTCAAAACAGCTACTATGCAGGATCATTCCTTATCGGTAATGGGGGGAAATAAATCGACTAAATATTCTTTTTCCGGAAATGTATTTAATCAGGATGGTATCATTATCAATTCAGGATTCAGAAGATATCAGGGAAAAATGACTTTAGATCAGACCTTCAATAAACTCAAAGTGGGTGTTAATGCCATGTATACTGCAACTAAAACTTCGGGTACTAATCCATCTGCACCGGATGCCACCTATTCGGCGATGAATTATCTGATGTACAGTGTCTGGGGATACCGTCCGGTAGGATTTGGAAATGATACCGATCTTGTTAATTCATTGATAGATCCTGATGTGGATGCCAGTAACGATTATCGTATCAATCCGATTATGTCTGCGGAAAATGAATACCGGGCTAATTTTAACAACAGATTGATTGCGAATGGGTATGCAGAATATGCTTTTACCAAAGACCTGAAACTTCGTATCAACGGCGGTATCAACAAGACCGACTGGAGACAGGAATCTTTTAATAATTCGATGACGCGTTACGGTTACTGGGCCAGTATCAATAAAGTGAACGGTTCTATTATGTATACCGATAGCTATACCTGGCTGAATGAGAACCTGCTGACCTATAATAAGAAATTTGGTAAAGATCATACATTGAATGCGGTGACTGGTATCACATTTCAGGAAAATATCTGGAAGCGGTATGGCCTTTCTGCAATACAGCTTCCCAATGAAAATCTGGGTCTGGCTGGCTTGAGTCAGGGAATTGCACAACCTGTTACCTCCCTGAATACAGAATGGTCACTGATGTCTTATCTGGCCCGGGTAAACTATAGTTATCAGAATAAGTACCTTCTTACCGCTTCCTACCGGGCAGATGGTTCTTCCAAATTCAGAAAAAATAACAGATGGGGGTATTTTCCGTCGGCAGCATTTGCATGGAGACTGATCAATGAAAGCTTTATGAAAGAACAAACCTTGTTTTCAGATGCGAAAGTGCGTTTGGGATATGGGGTGACAGGAAATAACAGAGTTAATGAATATGCGACCTATGCCCAGTTAAGTTTTGATAATACAGGACCAGGGACAAATGGTTATTACCCCTTTAATAACACGATTACACAAGGCGTATATCTGAGTTCTATTGCTAATCCCGATCTGCGTTGGGAAAGCACCAAACAATCTAACATTGGGGTGGATCTTGGATTATTCAAGCAACGTTTACTGTTGACAGTAGATTATTATAAGAAAAAGACTACAGATCTGCTGTTGAATGCCAGTCTGCCTCTGAGTACAGGTTATTCCACTGCTTTCAAGAATATCGGTGCTACTACTAATCAAGGTCTGGAAATCAGTTTATCAGGAGATGTAATAAAGAAAACCGACTTTAACTGGAATTCATCTTTCAATATCGCATTCAATAAAAACCGTGTGGTATCTCTGACCGAAAATCAGGAAAGTATTACAAGCACAGTTCCGTGGGATCAAAACTATACCTCAATTCCACTCTATATTGCAAAAATCGGACAGCCAATCGGACAAATTTATGGATTTATATGGGATGGAGTATACCAGTATGAAGACTTCAATCTGTTGCCTAACGGCACATATGAGCTCAAATCCGGAGTGACTACAAATGGCAATTCGAGATCTAATATCCGCCCCGGAGATATTAAATACCGGGATCTGAATGGGGATAATGTCGTCGATAACTACGACAGGACAGTGATCGGAAATGCTTATCCCATTCATCAGGGAGGATTCTCCAACAATTTCAGATATAAGAATTTTGATCTGAATGTGTTTATGCAGTGGTCGTATGGAAATGATGTAGTCAATGCGAACCGGCTTTGGTTTGAGGCAGGAAACAAAACCAACCTCAATCAGTTTGCAACATTTGAAAACAGATGGACACCTGAGAATCAAACCAATGAGATGTTTAGAGTCGGTGGAATGGGACCTTATGCTTATTCATCCCGTGTCGTGGAAGATGCCTCTTATCTCAGGTTGAAAACGGTGTCGTTGGGTTATAATTTTGATCCGAAAGTGTTAAGTAAGTTGAAGATCAGAAGTTTGCGTATATATGCGACCGCTCAAAACCTGTATACGTTTACAAATTATTCCGGTTTTGATCCGGAAGTAGCGGTATACTATTCGGCTTTGACACCGGGCTTTGATTATTCATCATACCCTCGCCCAAAAACCTATGTATTTGGAGTAAATGTTGGTTTGTAA
- a CDS encoding heme-binding domain-containing protein: protein MKTTGIIAVIITGVFVVLQFIPASPRNIQKDNNFSFTMQFLPTEHVTGLLKTFCFDCHSNHTEYPWYTNLQPVESFMSVHVKEGKERLNFDELATYRKRKKLTKFKSIIQVLQENSMPLTSYKIMHGSLSKYERDSLIAYFDGLILKE, encoded by the coding sequence ATGAAAACGACAGGAATAATTGCAGTCATTATAACCGGAGTATTTGTTGTTCTCCAGTTCATTCCTGCAAGTCCCAGAAATATTCAAAAAGATAATAACTTTAGCTTTACCATGCAGTTTTTGCCAACTGAACATGTTACTGGTTTATTAAAGACCTTCTGTTTTGACTGCCATAGTAATCATACCGAATATCCCTGGTACACAAACCTCCAGCCGGTAGAGAGCTTTATGTCTGTGCATGTAAAAGAAGGAAAAGAAAGATTAAACTTTGATGAATTAGCAACCTATAGAAAGCGTAAGAAACTAACAAAATTCAAAAGCATAATTCAGGTACTTCAAGAAAATAGTATGCCGTTGACTTCATATAAAATAATGCATGGATCCCTATCGAAATACGAACGGGACTCTTTAATTGCATATTTTGACGGGTTAATATTAAAAGAATAA
- a CDS encoding glycoside hydrolase family 88 protein: MTRLFKATALSMLALTMACSSSSENFVAKDFKRAEEQYTVLLNNSKDITVFPRTLDSAGNVKGTDVWDWTGGFFAGSLWNIYEYNKDPKWEAAAIKWTEALEEGKFLTQHHDIGFVMYCSYGNAIKNLKDSTKINAYNKILIQSAESALTRYNPKVGLIKSWNSKMSWDKKTLWNYPVIIDNMMNLEMLFYVSKLTGDDKYKKVAISHADQTMKYHFRPDYSTYHVVDYDTISGKVLHQQTNQGFADNSTWSRGQAWAVYGYTVMYRETKDPKYLATAQHAADFFLNHANLPEDKVPYWDFNVNQEGYKPDWAYDAKRYDVIHRDASAAAIVASALLELSGYAQEKGKTYLEASEHILKSLSSDEYLAKAGTNGGFLLLHSVGSMPHSSEIDVPLTYADYYFLEALNRYRELKK; the protein is encoded by the coding sequence ATGACACGATTATTTAAAGCCACTGCGCTCTCTATGTTAGCCCTTACAATGGCATGTTCTTCCAGCTCAGAAAATTTTGTTGCTAAAGATTTCAAAAGAGCAGAAGAGCAGTACACCGTATTACTCAACAATTCCAAAGATATTACCGTTTTTCCGCGTACTCTGGATTCTGCCGGCAATGTGAAAGGTACGGATGTATGGGACTGGACTGGAGGATTTTTTGCGGGCAGCCTTTGGAATATATACGAATATAACAAAGATCCAAAGTGGGAAGCAGCAGCTATAAAATGGACAGAAGCACTGGAAGAGGGGAAATTTCTGACCCAGCACCATGACATTGGTTTTGTAATGTATTGTTCCTATGGTAATGCAATAAAAAACCTGAAAGACAGCACAAAAATAAATGCCTATAATAAGATTCTTATTCAGTCTGCAGAGTCCGCACTGACACGATATAATCCAAAGGTTGGATTGATCAAATCGTGGAATTCAAAAATGTCATGGGACAAGAAAACACTTTGGAATTATCCGGTCATAATCGATAATATGATGAACCTTGAAATGTTGTTTTACGTGAGTAAACTGACCGGGGATGATAAATATAAAAAAGTTGCTATCAGCCATGCAGATCAGACTATGAAATACCATTTCCGTCCGGATTACAGCACCTATCATGTAGTAGACTATGATACGATTTCTGGTAAAGTATTACATCAGCAGACTAATCAGGGTTTTGCAGACAATTCTACCTGGTCCAGAGGGCAGGCCTGGGCTGTATACGGGTATACAGTGATGTACCGGGAAACAAAAGATCCGAAGTATCTGGCAACCGCACAACATGCAGCAGATTTTTTTCTTAATCATGCTAATTTACCTGAAGATAAAGTTCCGTACTGGGATTTTAATGTAAATCAGGAAGGCTATAAACCTGATTGGGCGTATGATGCCAAGCGCTATGATGTAATACACCGCGATGCTTCAGCAGCAGCCATTGTTGCTTCTGCACTTCTTGAATTAAGCGGTTATGCACAGGAAAAAGGCAAAACCTATCTGGAAGCATCTGAGCATATTCTTAAATCACTTTCTTCAGATGAATATCTGGCAAAGGCAGGCACCAATGGTGGTTTTCTGTTGTTACATTCTGTGGGCAGTATGCCACATTCCAGTGAGATTGATGTGCCGTTGACTTATGCAGATTACTATTTTCTGGAAGCCCTTAACCGCTATCGTGAACTGAAAAAATAG